One window of Desulfarculus baarsii DSM 2075 genomic DNA carries:
- a CDS encoding chemotaxis protein CheW, translating into METQNAQSGEHQGQLAHLAGKYLTFRVDDEEYGVQINKVREIIGVLDVTPVPQTADHVLGVINLRGKVIPVIDLRLKFGMAYRQPDDRTCIVVVEVLGEMGVTLLMGVVVDAVREVINVAAADLEPAPTFGVELDMSYLLGMAKVDGKVKTILDIDKVLGDRHAVL; encoded by the coding sequence ATGGAAACACAAAACGCCCAGAGCGGCGAGCACCAGGGCCAACTGGCCCATCTGGCCGGAAAATACCTGACCTTCCGGGTCGACGACGAGGAATACGGCGTCCAGATCAACAAGGTCCGCGAGATCATTGGCGTCTTGGACGTGACGCCAGTGCCCCAGACCGCCGACCACGTGCTGGGGGTGATCAACCTGCGCGGCAAGGTCATCCCGGTGATCGACCTGCGCCTGAAGTTCGGCATGGCCTATCGCCAGCCCGACGATCGCACCTGCATCGTGGTGGTGGAGGTGCTGGGCGAGATGGGCGTGACGCTTCTGATGGGCGTGGTCGTCGACGCCGTGCGCGAGGTGATCAACGTGGCCGCCGCCGACCTGGAGCCGGCCCCGACCTTCGGCGTGGAGCTGGACATGTCTTATCTGCTGGGCATGGCCAAGGTCGACGGCAAGGTGAAAACCATCCTCGACATCGATAAGGTGTTGGGCGACCGACACGCGGTGTTATAA